In Apilactobacillus bombintestini, one genomic interval encodes:
- the pnuC gene encoding nicotinamide riboside transporter PnuC has protein sequence MSAYFKFLAHQLKGWPQQNYYLFFFSLGCQVMTLVNEPITWLSILTFIGTTLGVLCVLAINAAKSVNGVLGILSAICFIIVGFSAKNFLSIGEQLAYVITLDIPVLVSKNWNVNMVSKIRKFTAKSWVISIVFTLVVYLVSGFAIQALTNEPRPFYDAFSFAVCLTAGIICFLRYNNQYFWWLASGLAQVVLWFITFRQGSATLAMFVNSAVYVANDILAFTISPWFNEREKKRLMKEEQAYAAKVEN, from the coding sequence GTGTCAGCATATTTTAAATTTTTAGCTCATCAATTAAAGGGTTGGCCACAACAAAATTATTACTTATTCTTCTTTAGTTTAGGTTGCCAAGTTATGACTTTAGTTAATGAACCAATCACTTGGTTATCAATTTTAACTTTCATCGGAACTACTTTAGGTGTTCTTTGTGTTCTAGCAATTAACGCTGCTAAATCCGTTAATGGTGTATTAGGTATTTTATCTGCTATTTGTTTCATTATCGTAGGTTTTTCTGCTAAGAACTTCCTAAGTATTGGTGAACAATTAGCATATGTAATTACACTAGATATTCCAGTATTAGTAAGTAAGAACTGGAATGTGAACATGGTTTCTAAGATCCGTAAGTTCACTGCTAAAAGTTGGGTGATTTCTATTGTATTTACCTTAGTAGTTTACTTAGTTTCTGGCTTTGCTATCCAAGCTTTAACTAACGAACCTCGTCCATTCTACGATGCCTTCAGTTTTGCTGTTTGTTTAACTGCCGGAATCATTTGTTTCCTACGTTACAACAACCAATACTTCTGGTGGTTAGCTTCTGGATTAGCACAAGTAGTGCTATGGTTCATTACTTTCCGTCAAGGTTCAGCTACTCTTGCTATGTTTGTAAATAGTGCGGTATACGTTGCTAACGATATTCTAGCTTTCACTATTTCACCATGGTTCAACGAACGTGAAAAGAAGCGCTTGATGAAAGAAGAACAAGCATACGCTGCCAAAGTAGAAAATTAA
- a CDS encoding CPBP family intramembrane glutamic endopeptidase, producing the protein MNETDYWNPRQMFKKGLVGLLLIVMVATSFPFIPAQQIRFNNGIEHNVSLTVVYVLSYAIMMGLAFYAYKKFGTGYQLSHKLNRKDILMIFIGIVLSVVFGKIYIRIFGLSFRNNFSMHDFAFSHYPWQVILLVLGYLILSPILEEVVFRAYFLDVAFPNQLKWIGAIASSILLHMRYYSVYSFFYFAIYGICFAFVYNKTRNVKAPIIMHIFLNLMAILLVGPYYS; encoded by the coding sequence TTGAATGAGACTGATTATTGGAATCCTCGTCAGATGTTTAAAAAGGGATTAGTGGGATTATTATTAATTGTTATGGTAGCCACTTCATTTCCTTTTATTCCAGCACAACAAATACGGTTTAACAATGGTATCGAACATAACGTTAGTTTAACCGTTGTTTATGTCTTGTCATATGCTATTATGATGGGCTTAGCATTCTATGCTTACAAAAAATTTGGCACTGGATATCAACTATCTCACAAATTAAATCGAAAAGATATATTAATGATTTTTATTGGCATTGTGTTATCTGTAGTATTTGGGAAAATATACATTAGAATTTTTGGCCTATCATTTAGAAACAATTTTAGTATGCATGATTTTGCCTTTTCTCATTACCCATGGCAAGTTATCTTACTAGTGTTAGGGTACTTAATTTTATCGCCTATACTAGAAGAAGTGGTTTTTCGAGCTTATTTTTTAGATGTAGCATTTCCTAATCAATTAAAATGGATAGGTGCTATTGCATCATCTATATTATTGCATATGCGTTATTACAGTGTTTATTCATTCTTTTATTTTGCCATATACGGGATATGTTTTGCTTTCGTATATAATAAGACTAGAAACGTTAAAGCACCTATCATAATGCATATATTTTTGAATTTAATGGCCATTTTATTAGTAGGCCCTTATTATAGTTAA
- a CDS encoding LemA family protein gives MIENKQFYKKGWFISLAVVVVVLLGLIGGFIKSSNGMATSEQGVEEQLGQVQTVLQRRADLIPNLVNAVKGQQKQEKSVYSDIAQARTEYYNAKNKYNNSNSASDKVKALSSQERSLNVLVGSIKEAYPNLGSNSNMQTLMVQLEGSENRISVERNRYNKAARAYNDKLVKFPGSVVAGITGHHKAHYFTADDNAQKTPSVNF, from the coding sequence ATGATTGAAAACAAACAATTTTATAAAAAAGGCTGGTTCATTTCACTAGCTGTAGTAGTGGTAGTGCTATTAGGATTAATTGGTGGCTTTATTAAATCATCTAATGGCATGGCTACTAGTGAACAGGGTGTGGAAGAACAATTAGGACAGGTACAAACAGTATTGCAACGTCGTGCTGATTTAATTCCTAATTTAGTGAACGCTGTTAAAGGTCAACAAAAACAAGAAAAATCGGTATATTCAGATATCGCACAGGCTAGAACTGAATATTACAATGCTAAGAATAAGTATAATAATTCCAATTCTGCTTCTGATAAAGTGAAAGCTTTAAGTTCTCAAGAACGTTCATTAAATGTTTTAGTTGGTTCTATTAAGGAAGCTTACCCTAACTTAGGATCTAACAGTAATATGCAAACATTAATGGTACAACTAGAAGGTAGTGAAAACCGTATTAGTGTGGAACGTAATCGTTACAATAAAGCAGCACGTGCTTACAATGATAAGTTAGTTAAATTCCCTGGTTCCGTAGTGGCAGGAATAACAGGTCATCATAAAGCTCATTACTTTACTGCTGATGATAATGCTCAAAAGACACCTAGCGTGAATTTTTAA
- a CDS encoding TPM domain-containing protein: MALLVPLIAMLATPVVSHAESTNPTPTREYVVDDYAQILDDTTKQMVINQEKQYQKTETHPQIVLMTVKSTNDENIDNFSDDVLEHARWNIGKKGLDNGVLILFAQNNGNNNVRISTGYGVEDILPDATTNQILQDNKGLLKSSNPEDVNTGLRNVFQRVSTVINKRYLKMSLNEARKKQQTNKNKNTMMGLLLGIIAVIVGIGVVIFLIRHNNDDDNHRGGPGGGRRDSSDGFWLGALAGSLIGSSGSIDNSFGGFGDSGGFGDAGGFGSSGGGGDFGGGGSSI; encoded by the coding sequence ATGGCATTGCTAGTGCCACTAATAGCTATGTTAGCTACACCAGTGGTTAGTCATGCTGAATCGACTAATCCTACACCTACACGTGAATACGTGGTGGATGACTATGCACAAATTTTAGATGATACCACCAAACAGATGGTCATTAATCAAGAAAAACAATATCAAAAGACAGAAACTCATCCACAAATTGTGTTAATGACGGTTAAGTCTACTAATGATGAAAATATTGATAATTTTTCAGATGATGTATTAGAACATGCTCGTTGGAATATTGGTAAAAAAGGTCTCGACAATGGTGTTCTAATCTTATTTGCCCAAAATAATGGTAATAATAACGTTCGTATTAGTACGGGTTATGGAGTAGAAGATATCCTTCCGGATGCTACTACTAATCAAATTTTACAAGATAATAAAGGTTTATTGAAGTCCAGTAATCCAGAAGATGTAAATACGGGATTACGAAATGTTTTTCAACGAGTATCCACCGTTATTAATAAACGATACTTAAAGATGTCGTTAAATGAAGCTAGAAAAAAACAACAAACTAATAAAAATAAAAATACCATGATGGGGTTACTATTAGGAATTATAGCCGTTATTGTAGGTATCGGAGTGGTTATCTTCTTAATACGTCATAATAATGACGATGATAATCATCGTGGTGGTCCCGGCGGAGGACGTCGTGATTCTTCCGATGGATTCTGGTTAGGCGCCTTAGCAGGTAGTTTAATTGGTTCCAGTGGATCTATAGATAATTCATTTGGAGGTTTCGGCGATTCCGGAGGCTTCGGTGACGCTGGTGGCTTTGGTAGCTCCGGCGGAGGCGGTGACTTCGGAGGTGGCGGCTCCTCTATTTAA
- a CDS encoding SemiSWEET family transporter, with protein sequence MKVDNYVPKEKRKEVSERRIRNLKIMSKVAIFTSSLMYIAYIPQIMQNFAGDPVSPIQPLVATINATLWTLYGWFKTYKDWPLIISNVPGVIFGILTLITVYIH encoded by the coding sequence ATGAAAGTTGATAATTATGTACCAAAAGAGAAACGTAAAGAAGTTTCTGAAAGACGTATTCGTAATCTAAAGATTATGAGTAAGGTGGCTATTTTTACGTCATCGCTAATGTATATTGCATACATTCCACAAATCATGCAAAACTTTGCAGGGGATCCCGTTAGTCCTATTCAACCACTAGTAGCTACTATTAATGCTACTTTATGGACTTTATATGGTTGGTTTAAGACTTATAAAGACTGGCCTTTGATTATTTCTAATGTTCCTGGAGTAATCTTTGGCATTTTAACTTTAATTACAGTCTACATTCACTAA
- a CDS encoding class II fumarate hydratase has translation MQFRIEHDSLGKVKVPKDALYGPQTERSRHNFNIGGRMPMPIIEMLLHVKQAAATVNNQNGTLAADKRQAIHEAVNQLLTGKYNNAFPLHIYQTGSGTQTNMNVNEVIAHLAMQLHPQTSVHPNDDVNQSQSSNDTFPTAMMMAAYQSCNTLIKAAKHLIATLEKKQQEFATVVKIGRTHLQDATPLTVGQEISGWKSAIQHDVDAMQQLIPTLLELPIGGTAVGTGLNTPNNFDQDMVKQLSKQMNVKYRVADNKFQGLANHSQITTMHGIFKTLASDLIKVGNDIRFLASGPRAGYNELNIPSNEPGSSIMPGKVNPTQIEALTMVAAKVMGNDTTISFANSQGNFEMNVYKPVIIASFLESSQLLTQSITSFTDRLVTGLTVNTKHIEELMDNSLMLVTALSPHIGYEKSTKIAQWAQQNDTKLIDAAEHFGISKDDFNKWVNPRDMTNINRK, from the coding sequence ATGCAATTTCGTATCGAACACGATTCACTCGGTAAAGTAAAAGTACCTAAAGATGCCCTATACGGACCACAAACGGAACGTAGTCGACATAATTTCAATATCGGTGGTAGAATGCCTATGCCTATCATCGAAATGTTGTTACACGTGAAACAAGCTGCTGCTACCGTAAATAATCAGAATGGTACTTTAGCTGCTGACAAACGCCAAGCTATTCATGAGGCGGTTAATCAATTACTAACTGGCAAATATAATAATGCTTTTCCACTTCATATTTACCAAACCGGAAGTGGCACACAAACTAATATGAACGTTAATGAAGTAATTGCTCACCTAGCCATGCAATTACATCCCCAAACGTCGGTTCATCCCAATGATGATGTAAATCAATCACAAAGTTCAAACGATACATTCCCTACTGCTATGATGATGGCCGCTTATCAATCATGTAATACACTTATAAAAGCTGCTAAACATCTAATCGCTACATTGGAAAAGAAACAACAAGAATTCGCCACAGTGGTCAAAATTGGCCGTACACATCTACAAGATGCTACCCCATTAACCGTAGGCCAAGAAATTAGTGGTTGGAAATCTGCTATCCAACATGATGTAGATGCTATGCAACAACTAATACCTACTTTATTAGAATTACCTATCGGCGGAACTGCCGTGGGAACTGGTTTAAATACCCCTAATAATTTTGATCAAGATATGGTTAAACAATTAAGTAAACAAATGAATGTTAAATACCGCGTGGCTGATAATAAATTCCAAGGCCTAGCTAACCATTCACAAATCACTACCATGCACGGCATTTTTAAAACGTTGGCTTCCGATTTAATCAAAGTAGGTAATGATATTCGATTCTTAGCTTCTGGTCCTCGCGCTGGTTACAATGAATTAAACATTCCTAGTAACGAACCCGGATCATCTATTATGCCAGGTAAAGTAAACCCTACCCAAATCGAAGCCCTAACTATGGTAGCCGCCAAAGTTATGGGAAATGATACTACGATTTCATTCGCTAATAGCCAGGGTAACTTTGAAATGAATGTATATAAACCCGTTATTATTGCTAGTTTCTTGGAAAGTTCTCAACTATTAACGCAATCCATTACTTCCTTTACCGACCGTCTAGTCACTGGTTTAACTGTTAATACTAAACATATCGAAGAATTAATGGATAACTCATTAATGTTAGTAACTGCCCTTAGTCCTCATATTGGATATGAAAAGAGCACTAAGATTGCGCAATGGGCACAACAAAATGATACTAAATTAATTGATGCTGCTGAACACTTCGGAATATCTAAAGATGACTTTAATAAGTGGGTAAATCCTAGAGATATGACTAATATTAATCGGAAATAA
- a CDS encoding Y-family DNA polymerase: protein MDYSKEPHGVFMVIDNKSFYASVECIQLGLNPLTASLVVMSDQDNTNGGLILASSPMAKKRFHITNVTRKRDLPWDDSLIVVPPRMNLYIQKNMAINKIFHEFVDEDHCFAYSIDESILDLTHSWKLFGNSPAEVARKIQKTVRKRLGLYTTVGIGENPTQAKLALDLFAKHNHDLVGQLSYDNFTKNVWDIEPISKIWSIGKHTEANLAKLGIHNLRELAHTNPYQLKAHLGVIGFQLFALAWGIDRAQLDQKVPVRDKGLSNSQVLPRDYSDRRELEVVITEIAEQVASRLRHRRKQTSCVHLYLGFSYVESTEKGERSSVSHETKVTTTSDNRELVGTVLDLFHKYWHGEKIRNIGVSYTRLSNSNTQQLDLFADTEKEIKKSKLDHVADQIRDKYGATSVFKAHSLEKGATMLNRAGLVGGHNGGNAYD from the coding sequence GTGGATTATTCTAAGGAACCACATGGGGTATTTATGGTGATTGATAATAAGTCGTTTTATGCCAGTGTAGAGTGCATTCAACTAGGGTTGAATCCACTTACGGCTAGCTTGGTAGTAATGTCAGATCAAGACAACACCAACGGTGGATTGATATTAGCATCCTCACCAATGGCGAAGAAAAGGTTTCATATTACTAACGTCACACGTAAGCGTGATTTACCTTGGGATGATTCATTAATCGTAGTTCCTCCTCGCATGAATTTATATATTCAAAAAAATATGGCAATTAATAAGATTTTTCATGAATTCGTCGATGAGGACCATTGCTTTGCTTATTCTATCGATGAATCTATCTTGGATTTAACACATTCGTGGAAATTGTTTGGCAATAGTCCTGCTGAAGTAGCTAGAAAAATCCAAAAGACCGTTCGGAAACGCTTAGGTTTATATACTACGGTAGGAATTGGTGAGAATCCTACACAGGCTAAGTTAGCGCTAGATTTATTTGCTAAACATAACCATGATTTAGTAGGACAACTTAGTTATGATAATTTCACAAAAAATGTGTGGGACATAGAACCTATTAGCAAAATCTGGAGTATTGGAAAACATACTGAAGCCAATCTAGCTAAATTAGGTATTCATAATTTAAGAGAATTAGCACACACCAATCCTTATCAATTAAAAGCTCATTTAGGCGTTATTGGCTTTCAATTGTTTGCACTAGCATGGGGAATTGATCGAGCTCAATTAGATCAAAAAGTACCCGTACGAGATAAAGGATTGTCCAATTCGCAAGTTCTACCACGTGATTATTCCGATAGACGTGAACTAGAAGTAGTTATTACTGAAATTGCCGAACAAGTGGCATCTCGATTACGCCACAGAAGGAAGCAAACTAGCTGTGTTCATTTATACTTAGGGTTTTCTTATGTAGAGAGCACAGAGAAGGGGGAACGTTCTAGTGTTTCACATGAAACGAAGGTTACTACTACCTCTGATAATCGTGAATTGGTGGGTACTGTGTTAGATTTGTTCCATAAATATTGGCATGGTGAAAAGATTAGAAATATCGGGGTGTCGTATACCCGACTAAGCAATAGCAATACCCAACAATTAGATTTATTTGCAGATACTGAAAAAGAAATTAAAAAATCAAAATTAGACCACGTTGCTGATCAAATAAGAGATAAATATGGTGCTACTTCTGTTTTCAAAGCACATAGCTTAGAAAAAGGTGCTACTATGTTGAATCGTGCTGGATTAGTGGGTGGTCATAATGGAGGAAATGCTTATGACTAA
- a CDS encoding tetratricopeptide repeat protein yields the protein MEELDLGKDNTKQLNKFMELALKSSEADKRDETIALLSSAISLYPANAITAEELNGSVPSRSEVLTKLGMLFTNSAANLDPTGIHLFQQALVYNPDYVSANFYLGKILLNNGNIAEAHYYLERAFKNTIENDRFYGPVKKMIDETVNKKDLGDPIFAVDYLIGQAVSHTLVENPIGTFKKMSFDKIENKYDANVQMFPTEESKQKLDKIREFNSNHGFKQESFDEFLPANLPLFEENNQLSVFLGEGYTLVDEGAEIYDVCGLNVDTSLSFTCYKLIKNDTDQLSYLLLAGKSPLELKERKLRENEASSYGQKIFDVYKNQIIFNEDALPEFMTALAKDYFNDQFTAEDINNILVNGIKDITFNQSLDIHEKFQLNDSRIKILIDTNQKA from the coding sequence ATGGAAGAACTCGATTTGGGAAAAGATAATACCAAACAATTAAATAAATTTATGGAATTAGCACTAAAGAGTTCCGAAGCAGATAAACGTGATGAAACTATTGCTTTACTTAGCTCCGCTATTTCTTTATATCCAGCTAACGCCATTACTGCTGAAGAATTAAATGGTTCTGTGCCTAGTCGTTCCGAAGTATTAACTAAATTAGGTATGTTATTTACCAATTCCGCAGCTAACCTAGATCCCACTGGAATCCATTTATTCCAACAAGCATTAGTTTATAATCCGGATTATGTATCTGCTAACTTCTATCTAGGTAAAATCTTATTAAATAATGGAAACATAGCAGAAGCACATTACTACTTAGAACGTGCTTTCAAAAATACTATCGAAAATGATCGTTTCTATGGACCCGTTAAAAAAATGATAGATGAAACTGTGAATAAAAAAGATTTAGGCGATCCTATTTTTGCCGTGGATTATTTAATCGGTCAAGCTGTATCTCATACCTTAGTAGAAAACCCTATTGGTACTTTTAAAAAAATGAGTTTCGATAAAATCGAAAATAAATATGATGCTAATGTACAAATGTTTCCTACTGAAGAAAGTAAACAAAAGTTAGATAAGATTCGTGAATTTAATTCTAACCATGGTTTTAAACAAGAATCCTTTGATGAATTTTTACCTGCTAACCTACCTTTATTTGAAGAAAACAATCAATTATCAGTATTTTTAGGAGAAGGTTATACCTTAGTAGATGAAGGTGCCGAAATCTATGACGTATGTGGCTTAAATGTAGATACTTCATTATCATTTACTTGCTATAAATTAATTAAAAATGATACTGACCAACTTTCCTATCTATTGTTAGCTGGTAAAAGTCCATTAGAATTAAAAGAACGTAAATTACGTGAGAACGAAGCGTCATCTTATGGACAAAAGATTTTTGATGTATATAAAAATCAAATCATCTTCAATGAAGATGCTCTTCCTGAATTTATGACTGCATTAGCTAAGGACTACTTTAATGATCAATTTACTGCCGAAGATATTAATAATATCTTAGTAAACGGAATCAAAGATATAACATTTAATCAATCATTAGATATACACGAAAAATTCCAATTAAATGATTCTAGAATTAAAATCTTAATTGATACCAATCAAAAAGCATAA
- the brnQ gene encoding branched-chain amino acid transport system II carrier protein, which yields MSDEIKDINNKPLSIRQYLIIGSMLFALFFGAGNLIFPLHLGQLSGANWIPATLGFLVSGVLLPLLSVLAISISKSKGVYDIAKPLGGAFAIIFLVLVHSTLGPLFATPRTASVNFTVGIQPFIPSHYVKLAMLIFTALFFIATYYLSYQTSSIINNLGKILNPLFLALLFLSFLLAFLHPMGQAALQPVTAAYHHQSFFNGFLQGYNTMDALAGLAFGVTVVSAVNALGKTSAKSNAKVTARAGLISEALVGIIYIILIWIGATSLNLFKISTDEGGTTFNQFMGHYLGVTGHALLATLMTLTCVTTAVGLVAAFAQDFHNHFPKFSYHQWLGFNCLISFIIANEGLNLIITWSTPVLMFLYPFAIVLILLGLFSPLIDKDRNVYLWTIIFTLVPAFFDMLAALPPVVKNIAWLHSIINWEQHLLPFASIGMDWVLPAIIGAAIGFIIFQVKKHHN from the coding sequence ATGTCTGATGAAATTAAAGACATTAATAATAAACCGTTATCTATTCGCCAATATCTAATTATTGGATCAATGTTATTTGCCCTATTTTTTGGTGCAGGTAATTTAATTTTCCCATTACATTTAGGTCAATTATCCGGTGCTAACTGGATACCTGCAACTTTAGGCTTTTTAGTATCAGGAGTATTACTACCCTTACTATCCGTGTTAGCCATTAGTATTTCTAAATCTAAAGGTGTTTATGATATTGCTAAGCCACTAGGTGGCGCTTTTGCTATTATTTTCTTAGTCCTAGTACATTCTACTTTAGGACCTTTATTTGCCACTCCTAGAACGGCTAGCGTTAACTTTACTGTAGGTATTCAACCTTTTATTCCTAGTCACTATGTAAAACTAGCTATGCTTATTTTTACCGCACTATTCTTTATTGCTACTTACTACTTGTCATACCAAACTTCTAGCATTATCAATAATTTAGGTAAAATCTTAAATCCCTTATTTTTAGCATTACTATTTTTATCCTTTTTATTAGCTTTTCTACATCCTATGGGACAAGCTGCTCTACAACCTGTCACTGCAGCTTATCATCACCAATCATTCTTTAATGGTTTTCTACAAGGTTATAACACTATGGATGCCTTAGCTGGATTGGCTTTCGGAGTTACCGTGGTATCCGCTGTTAATGCACTAGGTAAGACTTCAGCAAAATCTAACGCCAAAGTTACTGCTCGTGCAGGATTAATATCGGAAGCATTAGTAGGTATTATCTATATTATTTTAATTTGGATTGGTGCCACTTCATTAAATCTATTTAAGATTAGTACCGATGAAGGTGGAACTACTTTCAACCAATTCATGGGACATTACTTAGGGGTTACTGGTCATGCCTTATTAGCCACTTTAATGACACTAACTTGTGTGACTACTGCTGTAGGTTTAGTAGCTGCCTTTGCCCAAGATTTTCATAATCATTTTCCTAAATTTTCGTATCATCAATGGTTAGGTTTTAATTGTCTAATATCATTTATTATCGCTAACGAAGGTTTGAACTTAATTATTACTTGGTCTACTCCAGTATTAATGTTCTTGTATCCTTTCGCTATTGTTTTAATTTTATTAGGACTATTCTCCCCCTTAATTGACAAAGATCGCAATGTGTACCTTTGGACGATTATTTTTACTTTAGTTCCTGCTTTCTTTGATATGCTAGCAGCATTGCCTCCAGTGGTTAAAAACATTGCTTGGTTGCATAGTATTATTAATTGGGAACAACACCTCCTACCCTTTGCATCCATAGGTATGGACTGGGTTTTACCAGCTATCATAGGCGCTGCTATTGGATTTATCATTTTTCAAGTTAAAAAACATCATAATTAA